From the Cupriavidus necator N-1 genome, one window contains:
- the phnY gene encoding phosphonoacetaldehyde dehydrogenase, with protein sequence MTALHAIPEIRHEALRIAGEKIYREDVIEVTYPYTGEVIATVPKATLDDVRRAYRIARDYQPTLTRYDRYKILMRAGEIIASRLDEISRTITLESGLCRKDSLYEVGRASDVLLFAANQALVDDGQVFSCDLTHHGKSRKVYTLREPLLGVITAITPFNHPINQVIHKVAPSVATNNRMVLKPSEKTPLAACLLADILYEAGLPPQMLSVITGDPREIADEMLTHPDVDLVTFTGGVPIGKYIAATATYKRQVLELGGNDPIIVMEDADLEEAATLAASGSYKNSGQRCTAIKRMLVHESVADRFVDLLVAKTEALSYGDPMDPKVDMGTVIDEAAAIQFEAVVNEAIAAGATLRYGNIRRGALYSPTVLDHVDPGMTVARHETFGPVSPVIRFRDIEEAIRISNGTAYGLSSSVCTNRLDYITRFVRELKVGSVNVREVPGYRLELTPFGGIKDSGLGYKEGVLEAMKSFTNTKTYSLPW encoded by the coding sequence ATGACCGCATTGCATGCCATCCCCGAAATCCGCCACGAAGCGCTGCGCATCGCCGGCGAGAAGATCTACCGCGAAGACGTGATCGAGGTGACCTATCCGTACACCGGCGAAGTCATCGCCACCGTGCCGAAGGCCACGCTCGACGACGTGCGCCGCGCCTACCGCATCGCGCGCGACTACCAGCCCACGCTGACGCGCTATGACCGCTACAAGATCCTGATGCGCGCCGGCGAGATCATCGCCTCGCGCCTGGACGAGATCTCGCGCACGATCACGCTGGAATCCGGCCTGTGCCGCAAGGATTCGCTGTACGAGGTGGGCCGCGCCTCCGACGTGCTGCTGTTTGCCGCCAACCAGGCGCTGGTCGACGACGGCCAGGTGTTCTCGTGCGACCTGACCCACCACGGCAAGAGCCGCAAGGTCTATACGCTGCGCGAGCCGCTGCTGGGGGTGATCACCGCGATCACGCCGTTCAACCACCCGATCAACCAGGTGATCCACAAGGTGGCGCCGTCGGTGGCCACCAACAACCGCATGGTGCTCAAGCCCAGCGAGAAGACCCCGCTGGCAGCCTGCCTGCTGGCCGATATCCTGTATGAGGCCGGACTGCCGCCGCAGATGCTGTCGGTCATCACCGGCGACCCGCGCGAGATTGCCGACGAGATGCTGACGCACCCGGACGTGGACCTGGTGACCTTCACCGGCGGCGTGCCGATCGGCAAGTACATTGCCGCCACTGCCACCTACAAGCGCCAGGTGCTGGAGCTGGGGGGCAACGACCCGATCATCGTGATGGAAGACGCGGATCTGGAAGAGGCCGCCACGCTGGCCGCCAGCGGCTCCTACAAGAACTCCGGGCAGCGCTGCACGGCGATCAAGCGCATGCTGGTGCATGAGTCGGTGGCGGACCGCTTTGTCGACCTGCTGGTGGCGAAGACCGAAGCGCTCAGCTATGGCGATCCCATGGACCCGAAGGTGGACATGGGCACCGTCATCGACGAAGCCGCCGCGATCCAGTTCGAAGCCGTGGTCAATGAAGCGATTGCCGCCGGGGCCACGCTGCGCTACGGCAATATCCGGCGCGGCGCGCTGTATTCGCCGACGGTGCTCGATCATGTCGATCCCGGAATGACGGTGGCCAGGCACGAGACCTTCGGGCCGGTGTCGCCGGTGATCCGCTTCAGGGACATTGAAGAGGCGATCCGCATTTCCAACGGCACCGCCTACGGGCTCTCGTCGTCGGTCTGCACCAACCGGCTCGACTACATCACGCGCTTTGTGCGGGAGCTGAAGGTTGGCAGCGTCAATGTGCGGGAGGTGCCGGGGTATAGGCTGGAGCTGACGCCGTTCGGCGGCATCAAGGACTCTGGCCTGGGCTACAAGGAAGGCGTGCTGGAGGCGATGAAGAGCTTTACCAATACCAAGACGTATTCATTGCCCTGGTGA